From the Nodularia sphaerocarpa UHCC 0038 genome, the window AAAAATACGCAGCATTGCTCGCTGATGTGGTGCGAATGGGAGTAAATTATGATACTCTTGCCCGTGCCTATCCGCCGCCAGCCCCAGTGTTAGAAACAATGAATATGCTGGGTCGTTCGGCAACTCCTCCAGGAGCTTTTCAGTTATTAATAGACTTAGCTTGGTGGGATGCCCATGAAAACTTGTTTCTGCGTCGTTCGTCAATTCCGGTTCAGTTTCCTAGCAAGGTATTAGAAGTGGCGCAACAGCGTTTGGATTTCCCCCCAACTGACTTAGATACAAATCGCCTAGATTTGTCTCATTTAAAGGTCTATACAATTGATGATGAAAGCACTACTGAGATAGACGATGGTTTAAGTTGGGAATTACTTCCAGATGGGCGAGAACGGTTATGGGTGCATATTGCCGATCCTACCCGGTGGTTAGTGCCAGACGATGAATTAGACCTGGAAGCCAGAAAACGGGGAAGTACAGTATATTTACCGACGGGCATGGTTCCCATGTTCCCGGAATTATTGGCAACTGGTCCCATGAGTTTGGTACAGGGAAGGATTTCTTGCGCCTTGAGTTTTGGGGTGGTTTTAGATGAAACCGGGGGTGTAGAAGATTACAGCATTCATCCTAGTTTTATTAAGCCGACTTATCGCCTCACCTACGAAGATGTGGATGAGATGCTGGAGTTAGGTGTAGAAGCAGAACCAGAAATTGAGGCGATCGCTAACTGGGCAAAACAGCGCAAATCTTGGCGGTATAATCAAGGAGCCATCAGCATCAATATGCCAGAGGCGACGATCAAAGTCAAAAATGACCAGATCGATATTGATATTTTAGATGATTCTTCATCACGGCAATTGGTAGCGGAAATGATGATTATGGCGGGTGAAGTAGCCGCCCGTTACGGTCAAGCTCACAATATACCTCTGCCCTTTCGTGGTCAACCACAACCAGAATTACCTCCAGACGAAGAACTGCTGTTACTCCCAGCCGGATTTGTTCGCTCCTGCGCCATGCGTCGTTGTATGCCCAAGAGTGAAATGAGCATCACGCCTTTACGCCATGCTGGTTTAGGTTTAAATACGTACACTCAAGCAACTTCCCCCATTCGCCGTTACAGTGACTTACTGACTCACTTTCAGTTAAAAGCCCACTTACGGGGTGAGAGTTTGCCCTTTACAGCCGACCAACTCCGAGAAGTGATGATGACAGTAACCTCTACCACCCAAGAAGTTACAATGGTAGAACGGCAGACGAATAGATATTGGGCTTTAGAATATTTGCGCCGTCATCCCGACCAAGTTTGGGACGTGACAGTGTTAATGTGGCTACGGGAAGACAGCAATTTGGCACTAATTTTGTTAGAAGATTTAGGCTTACAATTGCCGATGTTCTTTAAACGTTCTGTAGGATTAGGAGAACAGGTATTAGTCAAAGTTAGTCACGCTGACCCGCAAAAAGATATGATTCAGTTTCAGGAAATCATTTATCAAGAAAGCCATCAAGCAACGAATTAGCTGTTGGGAATAATGGGGAGAATTTTTACGATAACTGGACAACAAAAAATGTAGAGACGTTGTATACAACGTCTCTACAAAGATTAATCTAAGAAGAATATTTTAACTAACTAGCGATCGCCTCGGCTTTTTCCTCAACTTTTTTCTCTACCAATACATAAGGTTCTTCTTTACCTTGTGCCAAATACGCAGCTACCTGACTTTCTATTTGCTCGCGGACAATTTGGCGATACTCTAGAAAATGCTCGTTGTGAGCGCAGGCAGATATATAATGTTCTAGAACCCCAGGATTACGCTTGAGGATGCTAAACAAGTGATGCCAGAACTTCCAGCGAGTTTCGCGTTTAATACCTTGTCGCCAAATTACAATCAGTAACGCCTTCACAACTATCCATTCTGGCATTTTGGCGGGCGCTTTCCATTTTGGCAAACCCATCATCAAGAAACAGCGATAGGTACGATCCAGATAGTTAATTGGATCATATAAAGTGCAGAAGGCTTCAATATATTCTCTGCCAATATCTTCTAGAGGACGGGTAGGAAGAAAATTCATCAACGTTGTTTGGTTGATGTTACCATCTTGATTTTCCCGCAGTCTGCCTTCTCTTTTTAAACGATGCCACAATGCTGTATTGGGTAAAGCTTGCAACATTGCGAAGGTAGTAGAGGGAATAGCGGCTTGTTCGGCAAATCTAACAATGCGATCGCCTGCGCCTGCTTTTTCCCCATCAAACCCGATAATAAACCCAGCCATTGGCCGCAATCCAGCTTTGATAATGGTTTGCACTGCGTCGGCTAGGGAACTGCGAGTATTTTGAAACTTCTTCGTTAATTGCAGACTCTCTTCATCTGGTGTTTCAATTCCTAAGAACACCGCAGAGAAACCAGACTCAACCATTAACTCCAGCATTTCTGGATCTTGTGCTAAGTCAATAGAAGCTTCAGTATCAAAGCGGAAAGGATATTGATGTTCTTCCATCCAGACTTTCAACTCTTTCAGTAACAATTTCACATTGCGCTTGTTACCAATAAAGTTGTCATCTACCATAAACACACCACGCCGCCAACCCAATTCATACAGACAATCTAACTCTGCTAGTAGTTGTGCAGGGGTTTTGGTGCGCGGTTTGCGTCCATAGAGAACAATAATGTCGCAAAATTCGCATTGGAAAGGACACCCACGCGAAAACTGCACCGACATCATGTCATAAGCATTCAATTCTAATAAGTCAAACCGGGGAATTGGTGTACCTGTGACATCTGGTTTTTCTGTGGCGCGGAAAACACCAGAAGTTTCACCCCGTTGAATCGCCGCAATAAACATGGGTAGGGTGATTTCCCCTTCATCGAGAATCAGAAAATCTGCACCGACATTTTCCACTTCATGAGGAACAGAAGTCGGATAAGGACCACCAACAGCAACTAACTTACCGCGTCGTTTTGCTTCTTGAATTTGCCCTAACAAATCTTCCTTCTGGACAATCATAGCGGAAAGAATTACCACATCTGCCCATGCCCATTCTTCTTCTGTCGCTGAACGAATGTTGCGGTCAACGAGCTTAAACTCCCATTCTTGGGGCAGAATTGCTGCTACTGTCACTAAACCCAAGGGTGGTAACAGAACTTTGCGATCAACTAACTCTAGAATTTTCTCATAAGACCAAAAGGTTTTGGGAAATATTGGATATACCAGTAAGATTCGCATATAGTATTAATCCTCACACTGTGATTGTTATCCCAACTTTAACGAAAATCTCAGACTTATTGACTTTTTATGAAATTTGCTTTAGTTTACCGTTATTTTTTGGACTTGGCAATTATACTATGTGACCTAATAGCCCAGTTTTCTGTTCCAATTAAGAATAAAATTATTAAAGAGTGTGATGAAAATTGCAGGCGATCGCATTCAGCATGACCTAGTAACCACTCGCTCATAGCACATTATTTGACATTTTTGCTCAGAAAAATTAAATAGTTACTATAAGTAATAGCATTATTTGGTTACAAAGAGCATTATGGAACGCGAAGCTTTAACAATCCGTTTTCTTTCTGAATCTAACTGTAAGCAAAATTAAGACTAATTGACTTTTTTCTCAACTTGCGTGTTGTATGTAAAAATAGAAAAAGAATTTTATAGTTTAGGAGTCCCACAGTGCTGGCTCAATTAGATCGCATTACTGTTAATCCTAACGTTTGCCTTGGACAACCAACAATTCGGGGAATGCGTATCACTGTGGGCTTCGTTCTGAAATTGCTAGCCAGCCACCTTTCGGTTCAGGAAGTTTTAGCAGCTTATCCCGAATTAGAGGATGAAGATATCCGACAGGCACTTAACTACGCTGCTTGGACAGTTTCAGATAAAATTGTCGGTATTCCTTCGGCATGAATAACCTTCGCTTTCTTGCTGATGTGCATATTTCCCCTCTAACAGTTGCAGCTTTAAAATTGCAGGGTTATGACATTTTGCGGAGTACAGATTTGCTCCCTAACACTGCGGCAGATGTAGATATTTTGGAACTTGCAAGAGTTGAAAGTCGAATTATTATCACCCAAGACTTAGATTTTTCGATGTTGATAGCTGTTGGCAAGTATAACCAACCAAGTTTGGTGACATTGCGGTTATCTTCTGCAAAACCTGATCTGATCACACAAAGATTGTTGGAAGTTTTACCTCAGTTAGCGGAAGAACTTACTCAAGGTTCAGCCCTGACAATTGATGATAATTCTGTACGTATTCGTAAGCTGCCAATTAGTTGACAATTTGAAGATAATGCCTGTAATTGCGTGGCACTTTAGATAGGTTTTCCTGAAAAATTCTGGATTTCCATCCCAAATTAGGTAAATACTTCCACAAAATACTTGAATATTATCTGTATTTTATATTACAGTAAGAATACTAAAACAATAGGTTCCCTTCTTGTATCATTGCGTTCGCTCTATGAAAAATCGAAAACAGAAAATTATTGAAAAATTTGTAAAAAAAGACGATTTCTGCAATATTTGTCAAAAAAAGACGAAATTATCGGCAGATCATGTGCCTCCAAAAGCCTGTCCACCAGCAAAAAATCGCTTTATATCCAAACTTTTATATGAAATAGTGGGAGAGCGCTCTTTTCGTCCAAGAATTTCGCAGAGTGGGGTACAGTATACAACAATATGTAGTGGTTGTAATAACGATTTAGGTCAAAGATATGATTGGGCTTTAGGTGAATTCAGTCAAAAAATTGAAAGTTTTGTTGAGAGTAGTATAGTTCTCCCCGATTCATTCGAGGTGGAGTGCCATCCAAATGCAATTATACGGTCAGTTTTAGGACATCTTCTAGCTGCTAAAACAGAAACTGATCAAGTAGTTATTGATTCTATTATTAGACCTAGTATTCAGGATCAATCATTACCTGTTCATGAAGATATTCATGTTTTTTACTGGGTATATCCCTATGAAAAAACAATTATATTAAGAGATTTTGCTATGCCAGCTATAAGAGGTAAACTTAACACGGTAGGTTTTTTTAATATGATTAAATTTTACCCAATAGCTTTCTTAGTTACTCATCAACTTGTTGAATATGAAGGATTGTCAAGTTTACATCAATTTAATAGCTCCCCAGCGAGTGATAAAGCTTATTTGAAAATTGACTTACGAAATGTGAGAAGTTCAACATGGCCTGAAGAATGTTTAGGCATGGAAAACTTTCTTATGTTTGGTCGTGCTGCAAATGATTCTGTCTATGCAGTTCCCAGAATCAAAACAATTAAGGTTCCAGGCGTTCCAGACATCTAACAAATCTAATGCAGTAGAACAAGTGATGCTCTGATGTCATATAATGAGGGGTATTTGCTTCAACTTTTTTATTTGCATGGTAGCGATGCTTGCGATTAGGAGAGCGATCGCGTAAGCGCTGACTTGTCAGTTTGCATGAGATAAACTAGAGAAAACATCAGACTACTTGAGCAACTTTTATTATGTTTGCTGAAACCTCCTCAAGATATGTTACCCGCAATCCTGAAATTTTAGGTGGAGAGCCAATTATTACAGGAACTCGTACATCTATCCGCGCTATTGTTGGTTTATGGCGATTGGGCATTATGCCCGAAGAAATCCTCAATCATTTACCTCATTTAACGCTGGCACAAGTGTTTGATGCCTTGAGTTTTTATCTTGATCATCAAGCAGAAATTAATGATTATATTGAACGAAATCAAGTACCTAATGAATTAGTACATCCTGCTGTAAGAAATGCATTAGGCACAATATGACCATCTTTGCTGCACTTTATATAGATGAGGATATGTCCGCATTAGTCGCCACCCTTTTGCGTTCTCGTGGTTTGGATGTGACAACTGTTCCTGAACAAGCAAATCTGGGAAAAACTGATCGTGAACAGCTAGAATTTGCAACTTCTTTATGTAGATGTCTCCTGACCCATAACCGAGTTGATTTTGAAAGATTGCATCTTCAATTTATAGAAGAAGAAAGACAGCATTTTGGAATTATTGTTGTCCCTCAGAAAAATGCTTATGAAATTGCACAACGGGTTGGCATTTTGGTAAGTACCTTAATGGGTGATGAAATTAAAAATCAGGTATTATATGCCTAATTCCTGTGAAAAATTCAGATCACCCTCATCACCATGAACATTTGAGTCCGATGTCAGAGGTGAGGGAAGCGATGGGCAAAGCCCCGCCTCCGGCGATCGCATGGGATAAACTAGAGGAGTGCGATCGCGCATCTTGAGAGAGATTATGGAGTTATTTTAAATGTCAGTCCTACTGCAAAGAATCACAATCAATCCCAAACAATGTGGTGGTCGTCCCTGCATTCGAGGTATGAGAATTAGAGTATCAGACATTTTAGATTTATTTGCGGCTGGACTCAGTGCAGAAGAAATATTAGCAGAAATGCCTGATCTTGAGGCTGATGACTTAAAAGCAGCACTTTCCTATGCTTCTCGTAAACTCAATCATCCAGTCCTAGTAGCATGACAATCTGGGTAGATGCACACCTATCACCAGCGATCGCAACTTGGATTACTGCTACCTTTGGTATTACAGCATTTGCTTTACGCGATCTGGGTTTAAGAGATGCGGAAGATCCTGAAATTTTCGAGGCGGCAAAATCTCAAGGTGTTATTTTTATCACCAAAGACAGTGACTTTATTGAACTGGTAGATCGTCTGGGAACACCACCGCAAATTATTTGGTTAACTTGTGGAAATACTTCCAATGCTAGATTACAAGAGATTTTAATAAAAACTCTACCAAAGGCTTTAGAGCTTTTAAAATCAGGTGAAGCTTTAGTGGAGATCAGTGGAGACTATTAGCTGAAAAATTTTTCGCTGATTTTGTATAACTATAACCTGCTTTTATTTCCCCCCTTTTACACCACTAATTTTTAAAACATCGCTCATAGTTGCACAGTAATTGGGTAAGCCCAAACTGGCGGGATTGACCACATTTTCATAACTAAAATGGCGATTGTTCATACAGAATCTATCCCAAGCAGCCATTTGAATCCGAAATACAGCAATAATCAAATTAGCTAATGCTAACGATAGAGGAATGCGAAAATAAATCTTTTTACCCAAATAATTGCAGACTTCTTCCACTGCTTGATTAGCTGTTAATGCTTGTTGTCCCAAAACAAACTTACGTGGTTCGTTTTCTTTGGGAGGAGAATCAATTAAATATTGTACAGCAGTCGCAATATCTCGCCCGTGGATAAAATGAAAACTACCATCCACCTGCAAACAGCGAATTAAATTAATATATTTGGTTACTTCTGGGATTCCCGATGTCAAATGAGAATAGGGTTTTTGATCATCACCACCTAAAACTAAAGTTGGGAAAACCTTAGTAATTTTCGGGGCTATTTCCAACTGCGACATTTTTTGTAAACAATCATATTTGGAACGAATATAATCTGTCCCAATTTCCCCAGCTTCTTTGAGGGGTTGATTGTAGCGATCCAAAACACTAGCTGTAGAAAAATAAATTACTTGTTCACAGCGCTGCGGATCTAGCATTTGCATTAATTCTAGAGTCTTGGAGACATTAATATCAAATGTGTCATCACCACCCCAAGCCGTAGCCGTGAGGACTGCTGTATCAATTGTGGGGAGTAAATCAGCCAAAAGGCTAATTTTTTGCATATCGCCCTGCAAAACTGTGATACCTGGACGGGCTTGGGTATCAACTTGCAATTTCTGCGGGTTTCTCACCAGTAAATATAACTCGTGATTAGTATTTTGAATTAAGGCTTCTGAGATGTAGTGACCTACACAACCGCTTGCACCTGTCACTAAAATCCGTTTCTGATTCATAGTAATATTTTAAATAAATTAGTAATTAAAAATCAAGAGTTAAAAATTAAGTCAAAAGTTCCACTCTTAACTCTGTGTTCTCTGTGCCTCTGTGGTTAAATTATTTTCTTACCTTCTGAATAAATTTTCGGTGCGTTAGGACTAAAGTCCATAACACACCCTACTGGACTGACAAGGCTAATGCTTAGTGTCTTAGTGGTAAAAAAATTCTCTTCCCCACCAAGACACCAAACAAATCGAGTGATTAAACTTCTACAGATTTGAGTTGTTTTGCAGTTTCAAAAAAGAAAGCCACATTTTCTTCTGGAGTTTCTGGAAGCACACCATGACCGAGATTGAGAATATGACCCCAATTACCAGCTTTACGCACTGTATCCAGAATGCGATCGCGGATAAACTCTTTAGAACCAAACAACACACCAGGGTCAAGATTTCCCTGAACCTTGACGTGTTTGCCTAATCTCGCGCGTGCTTCAGCCATATCCACAGCCCAATCGACAGTGACAATATCAGCACCAGATTTGGGCATTCTCTCCAGCACACCGGCACTACCGCTAACCAACAAAATTAACGGCGTATCAGGGTGAGTTTCCTTGACTTGCTGAAAAACTCTTTGCTGATAAGGCAGAGCAAAGGTATCATAATCTTGAGGACTCAGTTGACCTGCCCAAGAATCGAACATCTGTACAACTTGAGCGCCGCAGTCAATTTGATAGCGTGCATAAACGGCGATCGCATCCGCAAATTTAGCTAATAGCTGATGTAAAATCGTCGGATCTGAGAACGCCATATTTTTAATCACGGAGTAGGTTTTAGAACCTTTACCCTCCACTGCATAAGCCGCTAAAGTCCACGGCGCGCCCACAAAGCCTAAAACAGTTGACTGATTGCCTACTTCCTGGCGTAACGCCTGCAATATGGTCTTGATAAACGGTAGTGATGCTTCTGGTTCTAAAGGACGCAGGCGATCAATTTGTTCTTGGGTACGAAGGGGCGAGTGAATAATTGGGCCTTTACCTTCCGCAATATCCATCTCAATGCCCAAACCAGGCAAAGGAGTCACAATGTCGGAAAATAAAATCACTCCGTCTGGGCCGAATGCTCTCCAAGGTTGTAGGGAAACTTCTATAGCCACTTCGGGAATTTCCGAGCGATCGCGGAAAGAAGGATATTTTTCCCTTAAATCTCGATATGCTTTCATATATCGTCCCGCTTGTCGCATCATCCAGACGGGGGGACGATCTACTACTTCACCACGTGCAGCTCGGAGGAGATGAGGAGCCGTTAACGAAACACTCATTTAACACTTCATCCTAAGTCATTATTTTTATGCCACTGTTTAGCTTATCATTCTGAGATTACGCTTTTTCAGGAGGTTCGCCTCAAAGAACAATAGTTAATGCTTTACTCAACTTAATATGCAAACTGACTCTCATAGTCCCACTCATATTGCATCTACCCAGCAACCAGGAAAGTTGTTGATTCCCCGCCCCCACAGACAAAAGTTTGTTCTCCAGTTTACCTTGATGACTGTCTTAGGATGGGTTGTAGGTGGCATTGCCAGCATCGGTTTAGAGAGAAGCATCCTGGGAGGCTTACCTCCTGCTGATTCTTTTCATTCGGTCAAAATACTTGGTAACATTGTGTTTGCGGTAGTTTTTGCCGCCGATCAAGCCCTTGTCCTGCGTCGTTATATCTCCGGTCGGCTATGGATACTGGCTACCAGCATAGGTTGGTTGATTGCCAACAGCATCGCCTTTTTTTGGGTGAAATATATTTCCTTCATTGCCAGTTACTTCAATGAAGGTGTATCTCCTGAATTAGCCTTCATCTGGGGATTTGTGTCAACATTTGCATATATTTGCTCAGGAATTTGGCTAGGGCTGTGCCAATGGTTAGTGTTACGGCGCTACGTCAAACCAGCGCGGTGGTGGATTTTTCTTCCTTCGGTGTCCTTTTTCTTGATCAGTCTTGGCGTTTGGTTTTTGTCTCTTGTGCAAGATTTGATTCTGGAAGTGAATCGCACTCCTATATTGTATTGGAGTGAACAAACATTTACGGCTATCATTCTCGGAGTTATACCAGCAATTGGCTTCTGTACCTTAAAAAGAAACTCTCATCGCCCAACTAAAAGTTCTAGTGCATCTTCCCTTACCAACAGCTAGTTGCTGGATATTTTCCACAGGTTAAAAATTATGAATAAAGATAAAGTTTTACAAAAGATAGTCGCGCCACCGATTGCTGAACAACAGCCGCAGGTTTTAGAATTGCATGGCGATCGCCGCATAGACAACTACTTTTGGATGCGCGATCTAGAAAACCCGCAAGTTCCCGCCTATCTCGAAGCAGAAAACGCCTACACAGCCGCAATGACGCAGCATACAGAAGCACTGCAAACCCAGATATACAATGAAAT encodes:
- a CDS encoding DUF5615 family PIN-like protein translates to MTIWVDAHLSPAIATWITATFGITAFALRDLGLRDAEDPEIFEAAKSQGVIFITKDSDFIELVDRLGTPPQIIWLTCGNTSNARLQEILIKTLPKALELLKSGEALVEISGDY
- a CDS encoding NAD-dependent epimerase/dehydratase family protein translates to MNQKRILVTGASGCVGHYISEALIQNTNHELYLLVRNPQKLQVDTQARPGITVLQGDMQKISLLADLLPTIDTAVLTATAWGGDDTFDINVSKTLELMQMLDPQRCEQVIYFSTASVLDRYNQPLKEAGEIGTDYIRSKYDCLQKMSQLEIAPKITKVFPTLVLGGDDQKPYSHLTSGIPEVTKYINLIRCLQVDGSFHFIHGRDIATAVQYLIDSPPKENEPRKFVLGQQALTANQAVEEVCNYLGKKIYFRIPLSLALANLIIAVFRIQMAAWDRFCMNNRHFSYENVVNPASLGLPNYCATMSDVLKISGVKGGK
- a CDS encoding B12-binding domain-containing radical SAM protein; translated protein: MRILLVYPIFPKTFWSYEKILELVDRKVLLPPLGLVTVAAILPQEWEFKLVDRNIRSATEEEWAWADVVILSAMIVQKEDLLGQIQEAKRRGKLVAVGGPYPTSVPHEVENVGADFLILDEGEITLPMFIAAIQRGETSGVFRATEKPDVTGTPIPRFDLLELNAYDMMSVQFSRGCPFQCEFCDIIVLYGRKPRTKTPAQLLAELDCLYELGWRRGVFMVDDNFIGNKRNVKLLLKELKVWMEEHQYPFRFDTEASIDLAQDPEMLELMVESGFSAVFLGIETPDEESLQLTKKFQNTRSSLADAVQTIIKAGLRPMAGFIIGFDGEKAGAGDRIVRFAEQAAIPSTTFAMLQALPNTALWHRLKREGRLRENQDGNINQTTLMNFLPTRPLEDIGREYIEAFCTLYDPINYLDRTYRCFLMMGLPKWKAPAKMPEWIVVKALLIVIWRQGIKRETRWKFWHHLFSILKRNPGVLEHYISACAHNEHFLEYRQIVREQIESQVAAYLAQGKEEPYVLVEKKVEEKAEAIAS
- a CDS encoding DUF5615 family PIN-like protein, with the translated sequence MTIFAALYIDEDMSALVATLLRSRGLDVTTVPEQANLGKTDREQLEFATSLCRCLLTHNRVDFERLHLQFIEEERQHFGIIVVPQKNAYEIAQRVGILVSTLMGDEIKNQVLYA
- a CDS encoding DUF5615 family PIN-like protein, which codes for MNNLRFLADVHISPLTVAALKLQGYDILRSTDLLPNTAADVDILELARVESRIIITQDLDFSMLIAVGKYNQPSLVTLRLSSAKPDLITQRLLEVLPQLAEELTQGSALTIDDNSVRIRKLPIS
- a CDS encoding ribonuclease catalytic domain-containing protein encodes the protein MDKGTLVEFRVQGDRRLGVVDRPDGKTRWFVLDERGQSHSLAPRQISYTVNGQTYKPSEISSFQGQVQPYIDPSSLEVAWELLVEDGETVTPAQMANLLFSESEAAACYAAHCLLSEDKLYFKQKGEAYEPRTAAQVAELKHQTEVKALKAKGQEEFLSRVEQALQGEAVEWQRHDRQRLEALEKYAALLADVVRMGVNYDTLARAYPPPAPVLETMNMLGRSATPPGAFQLLIDLAWWDAHENLFLRRSSIPVQFPSKVLEVAQQRLDFPPTDLDTNRLDLSHLKVYTIDDESTTEIDDGLSWELLPDGRERLWVHIADPTRWLVPDDELDLEARKRGSTVYLPTGMVPMFPELLATGPMSLVQGRISCALSFGVVLDETGGVEDYSIHPSFIKPTYRLTYEDVDEMLELGVEAEPEIEAIANWAKQRKSWRYNQGAISINMPEATIKVKNDQIDIDILDDSSSRQLVAEMMIMAGEVAARYGQAHNIPLPFRGQPQPELPPDEELLLLPAGFVRSCAMRRCMPKSEMSITPLRHAGLGLNTYTQATSPIRRYSDLLTHFQLKAHLRGESLPFTADQLREVMMTVTSTTQEVTMVERQTNRYWALEYLRRHPDQVWDVTVLMWLREDSNLALILLEDLGLQLPMFFKRSVGLGEQVLVKVSHADPQKDMIQFQEIIYQESHQATN
- a CDS encoding DUF433 domain-containing protein is translated as MLAQLDRITVNPNVCLGQPTIRGMRITVGFVLKLLASHLSVQEVLAAYPELEDEDIRQALNYAAWTVSDKIVGIPSA
- a CDS encoding DUF433 domain-containing protein — its product is MSVLLQRITINPKQCGGRPCIRGMRIRVSDILDLFAAGLSAEEILAEMPDLEADDLKAALSYASRKLNHPVLVA
- the hemE gene encoding uroporphyrinogen decarboxylase, with protein sequence MSVSLTAPHLLRAARGEVVDRPPVWMMRQAGRYMKAYRDLREKYPSFRDRSEIPEVAIEVSLQPWRAFGPDGVILFSDIVTPLPGLGIEMDIAEGKGPIIHSPLRTQEQIDRLRPLEPEASLPFIKTILQALRQEVGNQSTVLGFVGAPWTLAAYAVEGKGSKTYSVIKNMAFSDPTILHQLLAKFADAIAVYARYQIDCGAQVVQMFDSWAGQLSPQDYDTFALPYQQRVFQQVKETHPDTPLILLVSGSAGVLERMPKSGADIVTVDWAVDMAEARARLGKHVKVQGNLDPGVLFGSKEFIRDRILDTVRKAGNWGHILNLGHGVLPETPEENVAFFFETAKQLKSVEV
- a CDS encoding DUF433 domain-containing protein: MFAETSSRYVTRNPEILGGEPIITGTRTSIRAIVGLWRLGIMPEEILNHLPHLTLAQVFDALSFYLDHQAEINDYIERNQVPNELVHPAVRNALGTI